One genomic region from Haloprofundus salinisoli encodes:
- a CDS encoding PPOX class F420-dependent oxidoreductase — MIPKSHVDILEKESFAHIATVLPDGTPQVTPVWVDHDDREAVLINTARDRRKEKNIRKNADVGVSVLDPDDPYRYISVRGEATLTEEGAVDHIDKLAKKYMDVDEYPHHGDESGPRVIVRIPADHVVTSG, encoded by the coding sequence GTGATTCCAAAGTCGCACGTCGACATCTTGGAGAAGGAGTCGTTCGCTCACATCGCCACCGTCCTCCCGGACGGCACCCCGCAGGTCACCCCGGTGTGGGTCGACCACGACGACCGAGAGGCCGTCCTGATAAACACCGCCCGAGACCGGCGGAAGGAGAAGAACATCAGAAAGAACGCGGACGTCGGTGTCTCCGTTCTCGACCCCGACGACCCCTACCGCTACATCTCGGTCCGCGGCGAGGCGACACTCACCGAGGAGGGAGCCGTCGACCACATCGACAAACTCGCCAAGAAGTACATGGACGTCGACGAGTACCCCCACCACGGCGACGAGTCGGGGCCGCGCGTCATCGTCCGCATTCCGGCCGACCACGTCGTCACCAGCGGGTGA